In the Acidimicrobiales bacterium genome, TTCGGCGGACGGCGTGGAGCCGGGCGGCTCGCCGGTTGGATCGGCCCCGCCATCCGGCGGTGGGCCGTCGCCGCGCGGGGAACCGGGCGTGGCGTCGTCGGCAACGATGGTGGGCGGCATCGATGACCTCGGTTGTGGAGTCTGACCCCCGCCCGTGGCCCGATGTTAGCGACTGCTCGCGACGTCCCGTCCTCGCCCCGGTGCCAGGGGTGCGTGGGGCAATCGGCGGGCCTCCTCACCCACCCGACGCACCACTAGGACTGGTTCTCGCCGTCGAAGATCTCGCTGACCGAGGAGTCCTGGAACACCGCCTCGATCGCGTTGGCGATGATCGGCGCGATCGACACGACCTCGATCTTGTCGAGCCGCTTCTCGGGCGGCAACGGCACCGTGTTGGTGAGCACCATGCGGGTGATCGACGAGTTCTTGATGCGGTCGATTGCCGGGCCCGACAAGACGGCGTGGGTGGCCAGCGCCCACACTTCGGAGGCACCGTGCTCGATGAGCAGCTCGGCCGCTGCACAGATCGTGCCCGCGGTGTCGATCATGTCGTCGATCAGCACGCACGCCCGGCCTTTCACCTCGCCGATGACGTTGGCTGCCACGACGGTGTTGGCCTCACCTTTGGGCCGGTACTTGTTCACGAACGCCAAGTCGCATCCGAGGTGGCCGCTGAACCGCTTGGCCTGCTTCATGCCCCCGGCGTCGGGCGAGACGACCACGAGATTCGGCGGGGCGTGCTCTTGGAGGTAGTCGACCAGCACCGGCAGGGCCGTGAGGTGGTCGACCGGCTGGTCGAAGAAGCCCTGGATCTGGCCGGTGTGGAGATCGACCGACACGACCCGGTCGGCGCCCGCGACGGTCAACATGTCGGCCAGGAGCTTGGCCGTGATCGGCTCGCGCCCTTCAGCCTTGCGGTCCTGGCGGGCGTACCCGTAGAAGGGGCAGACGGCGGTGATGCGCTTGGCGGACGCCCGCTTCGCCGCGTCGATCATGATCAGCTGCTCCATGATCATGTCGTTGACGCGGCCGTCGTGGGTCTGTACCACGAACACATC is a window encoding:
- a CDS encoding ribose-phosphate diphosphokinase yields the protein MELVPTKKLHLFAGRSHPDLAAEIAQHLGVQLGETNLREFANGEIHCRFGESIRGADVFVVQTHDGRVNDMIMEQLIMIDAAKRASAKRITAVCPFYGYARQDRKAEGREPITAKLLADMLTVAGADRVVSVDLHTGQIQGFFDQPVDHLTALPVLVDYLQEHAPPNLVVVSPDAGGMKQAKRFSGHLGCDLAFVNKYRPKGEANTVVAANVIGEVKGRACVLIDDMIDTAGTICAAAELLIEHGASEVWALATHAVLSGPAIDRIKNSSITRMVLTNTVPLPPEKRLDKIEVVSIAPIIANAIEAVFQDSSVSEIFDGENQS